A window of Pectobacterium carotovorum genomic DNA:
TATGGGGGGAAACACAGATGCATTTGACGGACGGAATGCGGGAGGGAAAACCGCAGGCCCCTATCGGATAACTGGGGATACGGTCAAAATTGATTGGGAGTTGGATATGACCGAGGAACAGGAAAAAGCAGGGTTTCAATTCGAAAAACATACGACCACTTTGCCGATGCCAAAGCGTGAGAAGGGACAAGATGATTTCTGCGTACTGTTCTTGCCAGATAACAAGCCGATGATACGTTGGACCTATCGCTGTCACCTTGATATGCAGGATGTAATAGACACTTATCGGACGAGGAAATTGTGATGGTGGATTGGGATGATATGGAATGTCGCGTTGCGCGTGAGGAAAGCCGTTATCAGGCAGGTATAGGCACTTGTTCACTGGCGTTACAGGTAGGTTTCTTCTTTGATGGTCTGAAGCGAAATATCAATGTGGATGAAGATAGCCAGCGTCTGACTAATGTAGGGCGCTTGTTTCGTGCTCATCCAGAAAGAAGAACGTCGGAGATTGGTTCGTCATATGTTTATTCTGCGGTCTACGTTCCAGGATTAGGCACCCCACTTGATGATACAGCCACTGAGCGCTTACATAGCATTATGGATGCCAGACAGAAGGCACTGCCCGAGGATTATACCGATGCGCTGGTTGAACAGGGGAAAGAAACGGCGGTAGATACCGTTAAAGGTGTTTTTAAAGGCGACTGGAGTCAGGTGCTCTCCAATAAGCTGGACGACCTTCGGACCATGAAGAGTGGCCTCGACGCAGCAGCGTCCGCTGCCAAAACGGCGGCAACCCGCGCCCTGCTCGAAGCTGCCGAACCTATTCGTGATAATCCGATCGTGGCTGAGTTGCTCATGACCGGCGTCGATGCGCGGGTGGATTCAGCAAAGAACCAATTCAAGCTAAACGTGGCTGATGTAAAAAAAATTAATCAACTGCCCATCAAATTGATCCAGATTTCGGTGTTCGGTGCCGATCTGGGAGCCGCGTTGGCCCGGCGTTTTATCGACGAGTTATTGGAGTCGGTCTGCACCAAAGTAGGGAACGAGTATCGCTACGAAGACAGTAAAGTCGAGGTCATTTTTGCTGGCCTGTTCGACTGCACGCGCCGCAGCTCGCTGGACATGGGGGATACCGTGGCAACCGTCTCTGATGGGGCCGGACTGGTTGCCCGGCACCCTGTTGTTGGCATGATCACCACGGCTTTTGGCGCGAAAGTGATTGCGTTTGATAAACCCCTTCATCCCGCGGTAAAAAGTGCCTTGCACCTGATAGCGGCACATGAACGACGAGAATCCCGTCCTCTGTTACCTCTGGGGCCGCTCAAATCAGGCTGGCGTGAAGTGCTCTGCCCCGGCATCAGTGAAGATGTGACGGGAGGACTGCTCCCCAACGAGCAGCGCACCAGCGCCGAGCTGTGTCGGGTGCCGCTGCGACAGATGTTCGAAACGGCGCGCAGGGCGCAGGTGCCTTTTCCTAATTTCCGAACTTTACAGAAGACATCACGTAGAGTCTCCAGCTACTTCATCATGCAGGATAGTCGGCTGGGCTACTCCGCGAAGGCATACAGTGAGTTCTACAGCAAATGGGTGGGGAAAACGTCCCCCACCCCGGAAGCGTTCGAACTGCACATGATCCACTATTGCGTCTGGCTAGGGGAAAAACTGCATGATTACAAGATACTTTTCAAAAACGCGACAGGAAGCGAACGGGATAAACTCAACGAGCAGTGGGGCTGGCTGAAGCAGGTCGAGTACGATGCAGATAATGTTCGGAGAAGCCGGGGGCTACGCCGGCAGATGTACCAAGGGGCCGATTTGGTGAAGTTCTTTAATGAAACTAAACGAGTGCCGCATGAGGCAGATATTTTCTTCAATTATTTTATGCACGACTTCGCATCAGAGGAACTCCGGTTCGCTACGTTGAACGATCAGGCGGGTACGATGTTGAGGAACAATAACTTCTTCGTCCCACGCGGAATCGAGGTATTAACTGCTGATGACGAGGCCACAGCATGAGCGCGGCAAGCGGTTTGGCGAGAGCAATCTCGGGGCTGATCACGGCGATATGGCAGATCTTGCCGCGCTGGGGGCGGTGGACGGCAAGCATTCTGCTGGTGCTCTGGCTGGTCTGGACGTTCCTGATTCAGGAACGGCATGGCGGGGCGTCAATCGTTGTCCATTCGGTGATCGATCGTCCCATTAGTTACGTTTATGTCAACGGTAATATGGGTAGCAATACCTTTGCGTTTGATGGATTTCATGCCGGGGGAGGAGGAAGTGCTGGCCCCTATCGGATAGACGGAGATACGGTCAAAATAGATTGGCTACTAAGCGCCACTCTAAAGCAACAAGAAGAACAGGGATTTCAGCCTGAGAAACATACTATCACCTTACCTATGCCTAAACGAGAGAAAGGTCAGAATGGTTTCTGTGTGCTGATGTTACCTGATAATAAACCGATGGTAAGGTGGGCTGAAAGCTGTGCCGTTGAAATGGATAGTATCGTCGATACCTATAGAACAAGGAGATAAATAAAGTGGATTGGGATGATATGGAATGTCGTGTTGCGCGTGAAGAGAGTCGTCATCAGGCAGGGATAGGTACTTGCTCACTAGCGTTACAGATAGGCTTCTTCTTTGATGGTCTGAAACGAAATATCAATGTGGATGAAGAGAGCCAGCGTCTGACTAATGTAGGGCGCTTGTTTCGATCTCATCCTTTAGAGATTAAAGCCAGCCTCACATCCTCGTACGCTTACGCTAAAGTTTATATTCCTGGTTTAGGTACAACCCTTGACGATACGCCGTCCGAAAGGCTGGACAGCATTATGGACGCCAGACAGAAGGCGCTGCCAGAGGATTATGCCGATGCGCTGGTTGAACAGGGTAAAGAAGCGGCGGTAGATACGGTCAAGGGGGCTTTCAAAGGCGACTGGAGTCAGGTGCTCTCCAATAAACTGGACGACCTGCGCACCATGAAGAGTGGCCTCGACGCCGCCACGTCCGCTGCCAAAACGGCGGCGACCCGTGCTCTGCTCGAAGCTGCTGAACCTATCCGAGATAACCCGATAGTGGCTGAGTTGATGATGACCGGCGTCGATGCGCGGGTGGATTCAGCAAAGAACCAATTCACGTTGAACGTGGCGGATGTAAAAAAAATTAATCAACTGCCCATCAAGCTAATCCAAGTTTCCGTTTTTGGTGCCGATCTGGGAGCGGCGTTAGCCCGACGCTTTATCGACGAGTTAATGGAGTCGGTCTGCACCAAAGTAGGGAACGAATACCGTTATGAGGACAGTAAAGTTGAGGTCATTTTTGCTGGCCTGTTCGACTGCACGCGCCGCAGCTCGTTGGACATGGGGGATACGGTGGCAACCGTCTCTGACGGGGCGGGACTGGTTGCTCGGCACCCTATTGTTGGGCTTATCACCACGGCTTTTGGCGCGAAAGTGATTGCGTTCGATAAACCCCTTCATCCGGCGGTAAAAAATGCCTTGCACCTGATAGCGGCACATGAACGACGAGAATCCCGTCCTCTGTTGCCGTTGGGGCCGCTCAAATCAGGCTGGCGTGAAGTGCTTTGCCCCGGCATCAGTGAAGACGTGACGGGCGGGTTGCTACCCAACGAACAGCGCCCCAGCGCCGAGCTGTGTCGGGTGCCGTTGCGACAGATGTTCGAAACGGCGCGCAGGGCGCAGGTGCCTTTTCCCAACTTTAAAACGCTTAATCAGAAAGACCCCTACGTGGCAAGCTACTTCATCATGCAGGACAGCCGGCTGGGCTACTCGGCGAAGGCATACAGTGAATTCTACAGCAAATGGGTGGGGCAAATGAACCCGACCCCGGAAGCGTTCGAACTGCACATGATCCACTATTGTGTTTGGCTGGGGGAAAAACTGCATGATTACAAGATACTTTTCAAAAACGCGACAGGAAGTGAACGGGATAAACTCAACACGCAGTGGGGCTGGCTGAAGCAGGTCGAGTACGATGCGGATAATGTGCGAAGAAGCCGGGGGCTGCGCCGGCAGATGTATCAGGGAGCCAATTTGGTGAAATTTTTTGATGAAACTAAGCGGGTGCCGCATGCGGCGGATATTTTCTTCAATTATTTTATGCACGACTTCGCATCAGAGGAACTCAAGTTCGCTACGCTGAACGATCAGGCGGGTACGATGTTGAGGAACAATAATTTCTTCGTCCCACGCGGAATCGAGGTATTAACTGCTGATGACAAGGCCACAGTATGAGTGCGGCAACTGGTTTGACGAGAGCAATCTCGGGGCTGATCACGGCGATATGGCAGATCTTGCCGCGCTGGGGGCGGTGGGTGGCAAGCATTCTGCTGGTGCTTTGGCTGGTCTGGACGTTCCTGATTCAGGAACGGCATGGCGGAGCGTCAATCGTTGTCCATTCGGTGATCGACCGCCCCATTAGCTATGTGTATGTCAATGGCAATATGGGAGGGAATACCGACGCATTTGATGGGCTTAATACGGGAGGCAGTTCTGCGGGACCTTATCGGATAGAGGGAGATACAGTTAAGATAAAATGGGAACTGGCGATGACCCGCCGACAATATGACGAATTGGGCTATCGCCCTGAGATTCATACAGTTATTTTACCAATGCCTAAGAGAGAAAAAGGACAAGATAATTTCTATGTGCTGTTTCTGCCGGATAACCAGGTGATGGTGCGCTGGGTTGGGTGGGGTATTCCTGGTATGAAAGATGTGATTGATACTTATCGAACAAGGAAGTAAAGATGGTTGACTGGGATGATCTTGAATGTCGCGTTGCGCGTGAAGAAAGCCGTCATCAGGCAGGAATAGGCACTTGCTCACTGGCGTTACAGATAGGCTTCTTCTTTGATGGTCTGAAGCGAAATATTAATGTGGATGAAGACAGCCAGCGTCTGACTAACATAGGCCGTTTGTTTCGTGCCCACTCTCTAAAAATAAAAGCAGACCTTACTTCTTCATACACGTATGCCAAAGTTTATATTCCTGGTTTAGCTACCCCCCTTGACGATACGCCATCCGAGAGACTGGACAGCATTCTGGACGCCAGACAGAAAGCGCTGCCTGAGGACTATGCCGATGCACTGGTTGAACAGGGGAAAGAAACGGCGGTCGATACTGTCAAGGGTGTTTTCAAGGGGGACTGGAGTCAGGTTCTCTCCAATAAGCTAGATGACCTGCGGACCATGAAGAGCGGCCTCGATGCCGTAGCGTCCACTGCCAAAAAGGCGGTGACCCGCGCGCTGCTCGAAGCCGCCGAGCCGATTCGAGATAACCCGATCGTGGCGGAGTTGATGATGACTGGGGTTGATGCTCGGGTAGATTTGGCTAAAAACAAGTTCAAAGAAAGCATTGCACTGAGTAAAAAGGAGAACCAACTGCCCATCAAACTAATCCAGATCTCGGTGTTTGGTGCCGATCTGGGGGCGGCGTTAGCACGGCGCTTTATCGACGAATTGCTGGAAACACTCTGTACCAAAGTGGGAAACGAATACCGCTACGAAGACAGCAAGGTTGAGGTCATCTTTGCTGGCCTGTTCGACTGCACACGCCGCAGCTCGCTGGACATGGGGGATACCGTGGCAACCGTCTCTGACGGGGCAGGGCTCGTTGCCCGGCACCCTGTTGTTGGCATGATCACCACGGCTTTTGGTGCGAAAGTGATTGCATTCGATAAACCGCTTCATCCCGCAGTCAAAAGCGCCTTACACCTGATAGCGGCCCATGAACGACGAGAATACCGTCCTCTGTTGCCTTTGGGGCCGCTCCGGTCCGGCTGGCGTGAGGTGCTATGCCCCGGCATCAGTGAAGACGTGACGGGAGGACTGTTACCCAACGAACAGCGCCCCAGTGCCGAGCTGTGCCGGGTGCCGTTGCGACAAATGCTTGAAACCGCGCGTAGGGCGCAGGTGCCTTTTCCCAATTTTCTCACTCTTGATGCTAAAAACCCACGAGTAGCCCAATATTTCATCATGCAGGATAGCCGGCTGGGCTACTCGGCGAAGGCATACAGTGAGTTCTACAGCAAATGGGTGGGGCAAATGAACCCGACCCCGGAAGCGTTCGAACTGCACATGATCCACTACTGCGTTTGGCTGGGGGAAAAATTGCATGATTACAAACTACTCCGCCAAAACGTGAGTGGAAGTGAGCGGGATAAACTCAACGCGCAGTGGGGCTGGTTGATACAGGTCGGGCGCGATGCGGAGAACGTGTTGAGAAGCCGGGGGCTGCGCCGGCAGATGTATCAGGGAGCCAATTTGGTGAAGTTTTTTGATGAAACTAAGCGGGTGCCGCATGCGGCGGATATTTTCTTCAATTATTTTATGCACGACTTCGCATCAGAGGAACTCCGGTTCGCTACGCTGAACGATCAGGCGGGTACGATGTTGAGGAACAATAACTTCTTCGTCCCACGCGGAATCGAGGTATTAACTGCTGATGACGAGGCCGCAGCATGATCGTTGCAGCAAGCCTGACTATTCAACTAAAAGGACTAAAAAATGGGTAACGCCGTTAAAGTAGGCGATAGCGACACCGGGCAGGGGAGCCATCCACCTACGCCTGTCGCTTCAGGATCATCAACGGTTAAGGTTGACGGCCTACCGTTGGCCCGACAAGGCGATCCGCTGGCTTCTCACGGCCATGACCGGAGCATTAGCAGCGGTTCATCCAGCGTACTCGTTGATGGTAAACCCGCGGCGCGAACGGGTGATGCAGTGAGCTGCGGTGGCGTGTTGATTGGTGGAGGAACGGTCACCATTGGGTGATGGCTTCGCCGCGTCCGTGCGGCGTATCCTGAGGCTCTTGGAAATTTTTGGGTTTGTTATAAATTCAACGCCTTCTGGAATATCCCGTCTTTCACTTCCTGTGGCGTGACCACGCCGGTGTCGAGTACCCAGCCGCTGATTAAGGCGGCGGGGGTGACGTCGAATGCTGGGTTGTAGACGGCGGCGTTCTGCGGTGCCCACTGGCAGTGGCCGAAGCTGCCGGAAACGCCGGTGACTTCGGCGGCGGCACGCTGTTCGATAGGGATGGCTCGACCGTCTGGGCACACGGGATCGTGCGTGGTGTGCGGTGCCGCGACGTAAAACGGAATCTGGTGATAGTGCGCCAGTACCGCGAGGCTGTAAGTGCCGATCTTATTGGCAACGTCGCCATTAGCCGCAATGCGGTCTGCACCGACCCAAATTGCATCGACCTGACCCTGCGCCATCAGGCTGGCGGCCATCGAATCACAAATCAGTTGATAAGGGATGCTCAGCTCGCCCAGCTCCCAGGCCGTGAGGCGTCCGCCCTGCAATAGCGGTCGAGTTTCATCGACCCACACCTGCGCGACTTTCCCCTGCTGATGTGCGCGCAGCAGCACGCCGATAGCGGTGCCGATGCCTGCCGTTGCCAGCCCGCCGGTGTTGCAGTGGGTCAGTAAGCGGCTGTTGGGTTTTACCAGCGCAGCGCCGCGATCGGCAATGCGCTCACACAGAGCGCGATCTTCTTCTACCAGGCGCAGGGCTTCCTGCACCAGTGCATCGACAAACTGCGGCTGTGCCAACGCCAGCTTCATGCGATCCAGATTGTTCATCAGGTTCACCGCGGTAGGACGCGATGCCCGCAGCGTCTCCAGCGCCTGCGCCAGTTCGGCTTGTGATAACCCTTTCTCGGCCAGCAGCGCGAGTAGCAGGCTGGCGGACAGGCCAATCAGTGGTGCGCCACGTACTCGCAGCGTCTGAATATGCTCAACCAGTGACGCGACATCCGGACACGGGCTCCAGCGTTTTTCTTGCGGTAGCGCCTGTTGATCGAGGATCCACAGTTGGTTATCAACGATTTTCAGGCTGGTTGTGTTAAGTGTCTGCATAGGTCGTTAAATCCATGTTGCATCGATATTCTTATTCTGCCAAGATGCCTGATAGATGTATAGACGTCCGAACGTTTTTATGTCCATATATTTATTTCAAAAATAGTTTTAATTTAAGAACAGTTTTGATTTCAGAATAGCGAGGAGTTGGAATGTCACTTTACCGCACTTTTACGGCGGATGACGCTGTTGAATATGCCCGCCAGTACGGTGGTGTCAGTCAGCCGCAAACGCTGGTAGCCGCAGAAGAGATCGGCGATGGCAATCTGAATCTGGTGTTTAAAATTAAAGACGAAGCGGGCGTCAGTCGGGTAATCGTTAAACAGGCGCTGCCCTACGTGCGCTGTGTCGGGGAATCCTGGCCGCTGACGCTTGACCGCGCCCGCATTGAAGCCGAAACGTTGCTGACGCATGCGCGTTTTTGTCCGCAGCATACCGTGACCGTGTTATATCACGATCCCGAACTGGCGGTGATGGTGCAGGAAGATCTCTCCGATCATCGTATCTGGCGTAGCGAGTTGGTTAACGGCGCGGATTATCCTCAGGCGGCGGCACAGCTGGGGGAATATCTGGCGCAGACGTTATTCCATACCTCTGATTTCTATCAGCACCCGCATGAGAAGAAAGCGGCGGTAAGCCAGTTCACTAACCCTGAACTGTGTCAGATTACCGAAGATCTTTTCTTTACCGACCCCTATATCGATCACGAAAGAAACCAATTTGATGCTGCGCTGACGCCGGATGTACACGCATTGCGTGAGGACCGAGCGTTGAAGCTGGCGGTTGCTGGGCTGAAACACCGCTTCCTGAGCAAAGCCGAGGCGCTGCTGCACGGTGACATTCACAGTGGATCGATCTTTGTGGCAGAAGGGCGCTTAAAGGCGATTGATGCTGAATTCGGTTTCTACGGGCCGATCGGCTTTGATGCTGGCACCGCAATCGGCAATCTGCTGCTGAATTATTGCGGTCTACCGGGGCTACTCGCACCGCGCGAGGCGGCGGCTGGACGCGAACGACGTTTGGAAGATATTCGTACGCTGTGGCAGACCTTTTCCGCCCGTTTTCTGGCATTGAGCGAAAGCGAAAGCCGCGATCCTGCGCTGGCGGAATCGGGTTATGCCACGCTGTTTTTACAACAGGTGTGGCTGGATGCCGTTGGCTACTGCGGCACCGAATTGATTCGCCGCACGATTGGGCTGGCGCACGTCGCCGATCTGGACAGTATTCAGGAGACGGAAGCGCGTTTAGCGTGCCAGCGACATGCTATTGCGCTGGGCAGAACGTTAGTGCTGGCGGCTCCGCATATTGCTGATGTGGGTGCGCTGCTGGCGCGTGTGCGACAGAGCGGCGCCTGACTCGTTGATAACCGCTCCCGTCAATGAACCTGATGGGAGCGGCAAACCGATTATTTCTTCCCTTTATTCATCATGGCCTGCAAATTCGCGAAAGGATTATGGGTGGCAACACCGACATCCTTCTGTGCATCTTCGCCTGCAACGACGGTCGAACCGTACATATCCGCATCGGTATATTTCGAATGCTCATGGTCGTGGCAGTAGAGGCACAGCATTTCCCAATTACTGCCATCTTCTGGGTTATTGCTGTGATCGTGATCGATGTGGTGAACGGTTAATTCACGCAGGTTGGAATAGACGAATTCGCGTGAACAGCGACCACATACCCACGGGAAAAGTTTGAGCGCTTTTTCGCGGTAGCCGCTTTCAAGTCTGGCATAGTTCTTGGGGATGTAAGCCATGTGTCAGGTTTCATTCAGAAGAAAAGATGGCGTAGATTTTACAACTGATGTGCCTTTAAAGGAAAGAACAGGCATCAATATTGATAGTGAACAAAGGCCGTTGAGCGGTAGTAACGGATAGATCGTAAAGTCGCTGTAAACACGTCCCTGTGCGCTCGGCTTGCGCCATCCCTGGCGCAAACGCTTTACTCTTCTATTCCGTTACTACCGTTTTCGTTCTGCCAATAGGTTTGTTAACGGTCTGAGGCCAGCATAACCGGCCTGATTCTAGCTTCTATTTATGCTGCTTCGGTTTTTCTTTCCGGCTGCGTTACGGGCGTAGGCTTGTTGGCGGCCAGCGCGTTGAACGCAAAGTCATCGACGTTGATTGAGCGTAAGCGACTGGCTTCCGCTTTGGTCAGAATACCCGCTTCTTCTGCGGTAATCTGACCTTCGATCAGCGCCTGTTCTGCCAACTGATCCAATCGCATGAACGGCAGCGGTTTGTCGCTAGCCTTCGACAGGCGTTGGTAAATCGGCTCGGCGGCGATGATATCCAGCAGCGCCTCTTCCAACAGCCCCACAGGGTTGTGCTCACTGGCAACCAAATATTGGCCGCGTCCCAGACGGCTGCGCGTTTCCGATGGTGTTTGCAGAATCTTCGCGACCTCATGGTCGAGGCGGTCAGACGGCGCAGCGCAGCGCAGACCTAGCGGGAAGATAATAAAGGTCAGCAGCCCCGCTACAGCACGATTCGGGAAGTTACGCAGCAGATCGTCCAGCGCCTGCTCGGCCTGATGCAGGCTGTCCTGAACGCCCCAGTGCACCAGCGGTAAATCTGCTTTCTGACGCCCTTCATCCTCATAGCGTTTCAGCGTCGCGGAAGCTAAATAAAGCTGGCTGAGAATATCCCCGAGACGCGCGGAGATACGCTCACGACGTTTCAGGCTACCGCCCAATACCGCCATCGACACATCCGCCAGCAGCGCCAGGTTCGCGCTGAGTCGGTTGAGCTGCTGATAGTAGCGACGTGTTTTGTCATTGACTGGTGCACTGCTCAGGCGGCCGTTGGTCAACCCAAGCCAGAAGCTGCGCACTTTGTTGCTGCCAACGTGGCCGATGTGACCCACCAGCGCACGGTCAAAGCGTGATACGTCGTTATCCTGCGCGGCTGCCATCTCTTCCAGCACATAAGGGTGACAGCGGATGGCACCTTGCCCGAAGATGATCATACTGCGCGTCAGGATATTCGCCCCTTCCACGGTGATCGCAATCGGTGCGCCTTGATAGCTGCGCGCCAGGAAGTTGGACGGGCCAAGACAGATGCCTTTACCGCCGGCGATATCCATCGCATCCAGTACGCTGCGCTGACCGCGGTGGGTACAGTGATATTTGACGATAGCGGAGAGCACCGCCGGTTTTTCACCCTGCATGATACCGCTGGTAATCAGCGTCGCAGCGGCGTCCATCACGTAAGCGTTACCCGCAATGCGTGCCAGCGGTTCTTCGATGCCTTCCATCTTACCGATGGAGATTTTGAACTGGCGGCGAATGTGGGCGTAAGCACCGATACCGAGGGCAATCGACTTCAGTCCGCCGGTAGAGTTGGACGGTAGCGTAATGCCGCGCCCGACTGACAGGCACTCCATCAGCATACGCCAGCCCTGACCTGCCATCTTCGCGCCGCCGATGATGTAATCCAGCGGAACAAAAATATTCTCACCCTGCGTTGGTCCGTTCTGGAACGGCACGTTCAGCGGGAAATGGCGACGGCCGATTTTAACGCCGTCGGTATCCGTCGGAATCAACGCACAGGTAATGCCTACGTCATCTTGATCGCCTAACAGATGGTCGGGATCGTACAGCTTAAAGGCCAGCCCCAGCACGGTGGCGACAGGGGCGAGTGTGATATAGCGTTTATTCCAGGTCAGGCGCATGCCCACGACCTGTTCGCCGTGCCAGTTGCCGTAGCAGACTATGCCGGTATCGGGAATCGAGCCCGCATCGGAACCCGCTTCCGGGCTGGTCAGCGCAAAGCAGGGGACTTCCTGACCGCGTGCCAGACGTGGCAGGTAGTGATCTTTTTGCGCTTCCGTACCGTAATGTTGCAGCAGTTCACCGGGGCCGAGTGAGTTAGGCACGCCGACGGTGATCGCCACAATGCTGGAAACGCCCGCCAGTTTTTGCAGCACCTGTGCCTGTGCATAGGCAGAGAATTCCAGCCCGCCATATTGCTTCTTGATGATCATGGCAAAGAAGCGGTGTTCTTTTAAAAATTCCCACAGTTCTGGCGGAATATCGGCGCGTTCGTGGGTGATTTCAAAGTCGTTTGCCATTCGGCAGGCTTCAGCAACCGGCCCGTCAATAAAGGCCTGCTCTTCGGCGGTCAACTGTGGACGTGGATAGTTATGCAGCTTTTTCCAGTCCGGCGCGCCGCGGAACAGGTCGCCTTCCCACCAGGTTGTCCCAGCATCAATCGCTTCTTTCTCCGTGTTCGACATCGGCGGCATGACCTTCTGGAACATGCGCAGCGCGGAAGCAGAAACCAGCTTTTGGCGCAGGGCGGGAACCGTAATCGGAACCAGCAGAACCACGAGCGGAATCATTAACCAGACGGGCCACAGCAACATGGCGGACATGGCCGCGAAGTAGGCCAGTAGGATGGCACTGCCGAGCAGCAGATTGAGCCGATGATAAAACATCGCTCCGATGATAATCAGTAGGAGGAGGATACTGACAGCAACCATAACGTGTCTCCAGCATTGTGATCGAATTGAGGGTTTTCAGCTTTCCACCGAGCGTTGTGTGGCAGTAGAAAGCGAGAACCGTGTCATCAGTGAAATAAGGCGTAGTAGGTCAATATCATAAGAGGTCTGACCTGTTGCTTATATTCGTTGTAGTTTATCTGATTATTTTTATCAATTCGTTTACATCATAATTACAACTCACTTCACAAACCGAGCGGCAGTCGTGCGTTTTCTGATGGGCATCA
This region includes:
- the fadE gene encoding acyl-CoA dehydrogenase FadE, yielding MVAVSILLLLIIIGAMFYHRLNLLLGSAILLAYFAAMSAMLLWPVWLMIPLVVLLVPITVPALRQKLVSASALRMFQKVMPPMSNTEKEAIDAGTTWWEGDLFRGAPDWKKLHNYPRPQLTAEEQAFIDGPVAEACRMANDFEITHERADIPPELWEFLKEHRFFAMIIKKQYGGLEFSAYAQAQVLQKLAGVSSIVAITVGVPNSLGPGELLQHYGTEAQKDHYLPRLARGQEVPCFALTSPEAGSDAGSIPDTGIVCYGNWHGEQVVGMRLTWNKRYITLAPVATVLGLAFKLYDPDHLLGDQDDVGITCALIPTDTDGVKIGRRHFPLNVPFQNGPTQGENIFVPLDYIIGGAKMAGQGWRMLMECLSVGRGITLPSNSTGGLKSIALGIGAYAHIRRQFKISIGKMEGIEEPLARIAGNAYVMDAAATLITSGIMQGEKPAVLSAIVKYHCTHRGQRSVLDAMDIAGGKGICLGPSNFLARSYQGAPIAITVEGANILTRSMIIFGQGAIRCHPYVLEEMAAAQDNDVSRFDRALVGHIGHVGSNKVRSFWLGLTNGRLSSAPVNDKTRRYYQQLNRLSANLALLADVSMAVLGGSLKRRERISARLGDILSQLYLASATLKRYEDEGRQKADLPLVHWGVQDSLHQAEQALDDLLRNFPNRAVAGLLTFIIFPLGLRCAAPSDRLDHEVAKILQTPSETRSRLGRGQYLVASEHNPVGLLEEALLDIIAAEPIYQRLSKASDKPLPFMRLDQLAEQALIEGQITAEEAGILTKAEASRLRSINVDDFAFNALAANKPTPVTQPERKTEAA